In Cyclopterus lumpus isolate fCycLum1 chromosome 13, fCycLum1.pri, whole genome shotgun sequence, the genomic window TGTGGGAATGAAACCAGGTAGATGTGCGTgagcatgcttgtgtgtgtgtgtgtgtgtgtgtgtgtgtgtgtgtgtgtgtgtgtgtgtgtgtgtgtgtgtgtgtgtgaacagctgTACTGTTAAATGAGAGTGTATGGGAAGATTTAACGAAGATGAAGATTATACTTGTGAAAGTGAATACGATACTACTGACTATGAATAGCATCTATTAAATTACACTTTTTTGCAAATGCCTGCAAAGAATTCTGCAACGCAAGCGAAGCATAAGTTCGTTTGATGAAATGTCAGATCGTAACAGCATTTATTGCATACAAATCAGTTTTGCTTGGTGTGAAACTGAGACTACTGAACGCAGTCAATATCAGATgtcatttcctcctcctttatTTATAGcttaaatgtacttattgtaaataaaatgtgtgcataCCAGATCCTCTATTACACATTGTTTAGCCTCCTGCTGCACCATCTGATGATTTGCACATGTAACAACACATTACATGTTAACTAACCAGGACTTAATAGGGCTTCTTCCACAGAAACAACTCACCACATCTCTCAATGGGGACCACATATGTATGCTTGGACATGGAAACCAGCCCAAAGTATGTTATACACGTAAGAACACTATGTACGTCTACAGTGGACAGTTGTTTTGTCACTCAGCAAGCTGTAAATAGATAAACTCAGAACTGTATATTTATCTGTCAGGCGCTGGCAGCACTGTGGAATCAATAAAGTACTCATTGTAACTGTGACGATCGTGgtgtcattttcatttcttCACGCACGACACAAACCGGGGTAAACTAACTTATAGATTGACGTCCAGCGTAGTTGAATTTTAGAACATCAGTGTctaaaaaagtttttaaaaaataacttagagaaaacaaatgcaattaaaaatgtaattcctgTTATTATTGAGACCCTTGGAGAACTGTTTTAAATATACAACTAGATCccacaacaataacaatttaAGAGGTgtgcataataataatctttCATCTTTACATGGTTGTTACATTTTCTGCACTCCACTTTTTTCAACTGTTTAATAAactatttttcatttaaaaaatatgcagaataaaatgtaataaataagaTATCTTGTCTGGGGCCCCTACATCTGTTACTATTTGTGGGCGTGTACCTCGTTCGCCTCGCTGTGACTCCTGACCAATCAGGTTGCCCCTTCGACGACGCATGCGCAACGACCGTATGACGTATCACGTTCGGGGGCTAACCACTCTTGCGTTACGGAAATAGAATGACGTGCTTATTGTTATTCCTACATTTGACCAGGAACAGATGCAACAGCAGTTCGGCGGAAAGGTAaaagaatattaaaataaaaacggaCATCATAATGTTTCCTTGCATTAACAGAGATTACGTTATATCACCAGTTAGTTAACGTTAGTTAGCGCGTGACACAGACGTTAGCCGACTGTCAACAAACAAAAGCCTCGGCTTTTTAAAGTCACACTCCCAAGTTATGACTTTATTCCGTTGGTTTTTAAAGCTCGTACCGGTTTGTTTTTGTAGCGTTTGAGTGTCTCCAGTTAATTCACGACTCTAAAGAAAAAAACGACCATCGTTAACCTCCGCGAGCTAGCTAGCTGACCCTTCTGGGGTTACTAcgaaacaaaaatataaactcAGCAAAAAAAACTTGAGCGCTAGCTCGCTCAGGCTGTCGGGAAGCTAGCAAGGTGTGATTATATGATTATGAGCAAAAGCAGCGATATCGGGTTTTGTCTCACACACAGGTTTTCACCATATGTCACACAAAATGAAAGCTTATTTAACTTAAACTCTTAGATGCCGCTGTGAATGTTAAACGTCGCGTGAAGCAATCTGTTGATACATCACTCCCATCGGATGTTATCTGTGTGCTGTGAGCACGTGTTGTATATCATTTATAACGTGGTCATAGCCAAATATTTGATTCCGGTTTGGCGTTAAGCCCCAGGATGTTAAGGGCACTTTTGGGCGTTGGTGacttgactgttttttttttaattctcctgCAGCCTCTGGCTGTTGGGGTGACCGTTGTGACATCTAGCTACATGACTGTATTATAATCTTGTTATTTGACAGTTTGTGGTTGGTGagtcattattttcttttatatatatatatatatatatgctgaatgacttatttctAAGAAATTCTTGAGCACATCTCTGGTACAAACACGATTTAACGTGGTGTGAAACTCAGTGTTATGGATCTGTTGATTAAATTCGCTGATTGATGAGTGTTTACTATCTGTATTTAGGGTATTATTTTGTCACTGTGCTTGGGAGAGACCGATAACACACAACCCCCATAACAGGTTTATCCAGCCGCAGGtaaaagtgttgtgtttttttgttgttgactgCTCTCCGAAAAACAATCAcgtgtacattacattacatgtcatttagcattaaaccatgagtccaaactcagaacaacaagaatcaagcaagtacaatttcttcaataaagttaaactacaaagtgctatcagtaagagacatttaagtgctactacggctccaccttccctattcaaggtatagtcgaaatatgtgtttttagtttgcgacggaaggtgtagagactttctgctgtcctgatgtcaatggggagctcgttccaccaatgaggagccagcacagcaaacagtcgtgactttgttgagtgtttagctgaacgagctggggtgtatggtttgaccatgtcctggatgtgaggttagaccatgtcctggatgtgaggttagaccatgtcctggatgtagaccggacccgatctgttcgcagcacggtacgcaagcaccaatgttttgaagcggatgcgggcggccaccggtaaccagtgaaggtcgcagaggagcggagtagtgtgggtacatttcaggaggttgaagaccagtcaagctgctgcattctggatgagctgtagcggtcgaatggcattcaCAGGTAGACcggccaggagggagttacagtagtctagacgcgAGATGATCAGAGCCGTGTGCAAGAATGCATTCTCCAACCTAATCTGTCAAATCAAGGATACGGTGCGTTGCAAATTAAAAGATGCCCTCACTTGAACTCTCCGAGGTTTGCGTTCGGTTATTTAACTTCCCGAGCCCGACGGTCGCTAATGGAATAGCATTCATCAGTTAGAGCCGCTGCACGGGAGTCTGTGCATTGAACACTGAAGTGACCGCAAAGTGTTAATCGAATGTGCTGCAGCCACAGCCGTCTGAACCGGTGTCCAGTTAGTGCGATGCTGTGAATTTAGTAAGTGGCCTCTGAATGCAGCACGCAGGCGGCGATTCTCATTGCCCTCAGGACTAACAGGGGAAGGGGGGTCCTTCTTTTCTCCACCCTCGCAGGTTGCTGTACAGATGAGGAGGGCTCGCCTGGTTGACCCGGTGTGTCACCCTCTccgttgccatggcaacgcCCTATTTCCCCAcattcctgctcctcctcttcctgtcctccttcGCCCTCTTGCTCCTGATCCTCCTGCCCCCCGTCGCCCCGTCGAACCcctcctccggctcccctcctccctcgcccTGGCGGTCGCTCCCCTGCGGCCTGGGTCAGTCCTGGGCCGTCCGGCTCCACTCGGGCCCCCGTCGTGAGGGAGAAGATGGCGGACAGAGCTCTGTGCACCTGGACGTGATAGCCAACAGGGTACAGTGCTTCATGAACACTCTCAGCCGATACATTTGGATCTTTTCATTGGAGCTCACGTCTTCATAACCTCAGAATTAACTTGCTATACTAATTGTCCATGGTTTGTGGGAATGATGCGTTTGGTATTGCCATCTTCCTACTACATAACATAAGTTTGACAGATATTCTTATATAATGCTcttaaaatgtagttttctttATCTTAGTCAttaagcctttttttaaattcaatatactgtgtgtttttattcatttgattcGTATCCCTTTTTCTCCACACCAAACTTCAAGgtaatataacttttttttaaacttttgtttAAGTATTGTCCCAGTTTAATTAATCTTCAGGATTGTCTCCATCCCAGGTTGCAGAGAAGGCTGGGCTGAAGAACCACGGCCAGATCGGACAGCTAGAAGGTCACTACCTGCTGTGCTCTGCCACGCCCGGATCCGCGGCCGGCATTTGGAGCAGGAGTTCCCGGCCCGGTGACGTCCTGGCGGCCCACCCTCACGTCCTGTGGCACTCCCAGGAGAGAGTGCTGAGCCGCTCCAAGAGATCGATGGCCTTCAACGATCCCAACTACCCCAAACAGTGGCACCTGGTGAGAAGCTGGAccattgtgtgtctttgttgtcatcttgcTCAAGCACTCGTTGTCTAGAAGTCCGGCTTACTTAAAATGTGTGCCTGAAATTAAATGAATGGCTGTCAAGAatacaattaataaatgaaaattGTACCTATCAAATAATCCGTATAGCATATTCTTTAGTGATTTTATTGTGTTATGTTTCAATGATGACACTTTATGTATAACTAGTCTAGTTTGACAATGTatgcttttatttacttttgcaCTTTTGGAAACCCTCACTTCAggtttcctctccttttttacCCGACCTTACCCGTCCCTCCCTCCACTTGTTCTCTTGCAGCACAATCACCTCAATAAGGGAATGGACATCAACGTAACCGGGCTGTGGGAGCGCAACATCACTGGCCGAGGAGTCACGGTGGTGGTGGTAGATGACGGGGTGGAGCACACCCACAAGGACATCCACCCCAACTATGTAAGTCAAAAACCTCCAATGTCCTACGATCAGTGGCTTGTTACTTATGAACCGTGTGTCCCGCTCTCACGGCtgaggatttaaaaaacaataaagctgTTTGGAAGCTAGCCAGCaattccccccctccccccattccTGATTGTTCGACCCTCTCAGAGTGCAGAGGGCAGTTACGACCTGAACTCCAATGACCCGGACCCCATGCCTCACCCGGACGTCCACAGCGACAACCACCACGGGACGCGGTGTGCCGGAGAGATCGCAGCCGTTCCCAACAACAGCTTCTGTGCCGTGGGGGTGGCCTACGGCAGCAAGGTGGCAGGTACAGACCAGTTTGGAAATTCTAAACGCGAATGTCCCAGTACTAAGAACCACTGAGACCGGAGACTTTGGATAAAtgtgtgttgtctctctctctttttttttttttttttttttttgttcaggcATCAGAGTGCTGGACGGCCCGTTGACAGACAGCCTGGAGGCCATCGCCTTCAACAAGCACTACCAGGTCAACGACATCTACAGCTGCAGGTACCAAATCGATACTCTCTGGTTCTGATCCCTTAAAAGAGGGGCTTTTATGAACCGTAAAATGTTGTGTATGATGTTTGATATATCCTGTGATGCCTTTTAAGTGTaaatagacggatggatggatggatggatactttattcatccccaaatATTTGGCTGCCATGATGTTTTAATGCCAGAATATATCGCGTTGTTGTAAGACGTCTTGCTGGGATTCTGATTTAGACCCTTGTCTTTTCTAGTTGGGGTCCAGATGATGACGGACACACCGTGGATGGACCCCATCCCCTGGGCAAGGTAAGAGGAAGACAGTTTGTGTGCAGTAGGGAGTTTGTCCTGCAGGGGGCAGTACGCTGCAACGGATCAATGGCAGAGGAGACGGCTTAGAGAGAAACTGTAAAAGTGAAAAGCGCATTCTTCCCTCTTTTATCGCcggcattatttatttatttttctcccctcCACAGGCGGCGCTGCAGCACGGGGTGATCGCAGGCAGACAAGGCTTCGGCAGCATCTTTGTGGTCGCCAGCGGCAACGGAGGTCAATACAACGACAACTGCAACTACGACGGCTACGCCAACTCCATCTACACCATCACAATCGGTAAGATTGGGAGGCTCCCAGCCTGAGAGTTCACTTGTGTTTGGGGTGTGGACATGTGTTCTTCGGGTCATAaataattatgtgtgtgtgtgtgtgtgtgtgtgtgttgcaggagcGGTTGATGAGCAAGGCAGGATGCCCTTCTATGCTGAACAGTGTGCGTCCATGCTGGCTGTCACTTTCAGCAGCGGGGGAAGCACGCTGAGGAGCATTGTAGGTCCCACCGTAACACACATAAAAGCTTTTTGTGAGCATGTGGACCTCCACAACATGTTTGACCAGATTGTGGATCCCATCATTGGGCTAAGGCGGGGTACACCCTGGATAAGTCGCCGGTCTAtcgcagggcacatatagaCAAACCACCATTCACACCTAGGGgccaatttagagtccaattaacctaaactgcatgtctttggactgtgggaggaagccggagaacccggagggaacccacgctgacacaggggGAACGTGCAAACTCAAAGGACCGTCCAGATCGGGAACCGAACccgctgtgaggcgacagtgttagccactacaccaccgtgcagccccttAAATTGAGttccattaaattaaattcagttcaattcaacatgactttaaagttgaaaaa contains:
- the pcsk7 gene encoding proprotein convertase subtilisin/kexin type 7, whose translation is MATPYFPTFLLLLFLSSFALLLLILLPPVAPSNPSSGSPPPSPWRSLPCGLGQSWAVRLHSGPRREGEDGGQSSVHLDVIANRVAEKAGLKNHGQIGQLEGHYLLCSATPGSAAGIWSRSSRPGDVLAAHPHVLWHSQERVLSRSKRSMAFNDPNYPKQWHLHNHLNKGMDINVTGLWERNITGRGVTVVVVDDGVEHTHKDIHPNYSAEGSYDLNSNDPDPMPHPDVHSDNHHGTRCAGEIAAVPNNSFCAVGVAYGSKVAGIRVLDGPLTDSLEAIAFNKHYQVNDIYSCSWGPDDDGHTVDGPHPLGKAALQHGVIAGRQGFGSIFVVASGNGGQYNDNCNYDGYANSIYTITIGAVDEQGRMPFYAEQCASMLAVTFSSGGSTLRSIVTSDWSMQRGTGCTEGHTGTSAAAPLAAGMVALMLQVRPCLSWRDVQHIITFTATKCDSSADWRVNGAGFHHSHQHGFGVLNAWRLVNAAKVWESVPFLVSYQSSVIKEEAPVPNYPDELVRTWKVSADDLRQSGMETLEHAAVTVTITHPCRGSVQIVLVCPGGMTSVIGARRAIDRDPSGYQDWTFSTVRCWGERAEGQYTLKMTDDKESTLAQCAATGVLKQWQLTLYGSSMTASEVQDRRRLVEEAMSGRYLDSSFSLPCPPGLDIPPEIVRPFTSNNLKFLLLLGCFALFWSLYYTLEVTLAHLDLRGLLCLRRRRGGHRARGGRRGRGVEDALLEEEVGDEEEEEEQQHDSGVELQAVLDSDAKAPLLNGERLAT